GAGCGCTCCGGCCGTTGACGGCCAATCGAAACCGATCCCCGCCGCGCGCGAGCCCAATTTTTGCGCGGCTTTGAGCGCGGGCAACGCGCTGGGCAGGCCATCCATCAGCGATGCTTCTGGGCCCTTTTCTTTTTGTTTTTGCGCTTGCCAGCTGGCTTTGACTGCTGCTGCGGTGGTCGCAGGCTGATCGGCTTCCGGTGCCGCGTTATCGGTGGCGAAGACATGGGGATGACGGCGCGTCATTTTGTCGCAGATGGCCGTCACCACATCATCAAACGCAAAAACGTCTTGCTCACTGGCCATTTGCGCATGAAACACGACTTGAAGGAGCAGATCGCCCAGCTCGTCTTTCAGTGCCGCCAAGTCATTGGCCTCGATCGCTTCCACCACCTCATAGGCTTCTTCGAGCGTGTACGGCGCGATGGTTGCAAAGGTCTGCTGCTGGTCCCACGGACATCCGGTGTGCGGATCTCGCAGCGCGCGCATAATCTCAAGTAACGATTGAATTGAAGCCATGACCGTCCCGTCGACCTTTAAACAGGCCCAGTGTGTCACACCATGACAGCTCAGCGTGAGCATCGAACCATGCGCGCACAAACGTGCTGGTAAATCGCGCACATTGACGCCGCTTAGCGCCGACGCCAAACTCATCGCATCCGTTAGCCGCCCGGATCGTCGGGCCAGCCACCACCCAGCGCGACAAATAAACGCACGAGCGCCTCATCGGCGGCGGCCACCCCCTGCACCACCGCGTCTTCAGCCAGAAGCTGCTGTCGCTGCGCATCCAGTAATTCCAGATACGACACGAGACCGCGATCATAGAGTTTCTGAGCGCGCTCCGCCGACGCCCGATTGGCGGCGGCGGCCGAATCCAGTAAGCGCGCATTGTGCCGAGTCGCCATCACATTCAGCCACTGCCGTTCTGCGTCCAGCAGCGCCGCCTGGGCAGTTTGCTCATAGTGAGAGACGGCGTAGGCGTAGCGAGCTTGAGCGGCTTCACGCGCGGCACGCAAGCGACCGCGATTAAATACGGGTAACGACAGTGTGGGCGCAATCGCCGCCAACCGACTGTCGCTGTCAAACAAGGTCGACGTCGCGCCGCTCGAATACCCCGACTGCGCGCCAATCAGCAGCTGAGGAAACAGCCTGGCGCTCGCAGCGCCCACATCGAAGCTGGCACTGAACAACTGATACTGCGCCGCCAAGACATCGGGTCTGCGCGACAGCAGCGCCGATTTAACGCCCCGCTGCGGAACAATCGCCTGCGTGTTCAGTGGTTCGGCCGAACTCAGCGCGTGATCCACGTCCGCTACCGACCAACCCGTCAAAAGCGACAGCTGATAGACCACATCACGCTGGCGAGCTTCGATTAAGGGCACCCGCGCTCGTGTGGCTGCGAGCTGACCGGACGCGCGATCCACATTGAGTCGTGACTCCAACCCCACGCCCAAGCGCTTTTCCAGAAGCGAAAGGGTCTGGTCCTGAGTATCCACATTGCGCGACAGCAGCCTGGCTCGTGCCGTGAGTGCAGTGTGTTGAACATAGGCGGCCACGACTTGCGCAACGGCAGCGAGCTTTACAGCGCGGACCGATTCGCTTTGCGCTGATGTGCGCGCGTATGACGATCGCGCGCCGTAACGGCTCGCGCCAAATAAATCGACCTCCCACTGCGCACTCAGATCGGCGCCCCAAAATTCCAAGTCACGATCGATAAACCCGGCCTGAATGAGACTCGAGGGACCGTTCGGCGAATTCACACTTTGTTCGGTCCACGTGTAGCTGGCGCCCGCGTTAACCGTTGGCCAGAGGGCACTGCGCACCTGCCGCGAGATGGCGCGTGCTTCGCGAAGCTGTGCTTGGGCCTTGTGAATATCCGCGTTGTGCTCGAGTGCGCGAAACACCAGCTCGTTTAGCGTGTCGTCGTTTAAGATCGTCCACCATTGGGCACCGACGGACACCGGTTCGCCAAACGAAGCCTCGCCCTCGAGACTGGCCAACACTTCATTAAACCAGGCGACCTCGGTGTCTTGCGCCACGACCTTGTCAACATTGGGCAGACTCACGCACGCCGACAACGCGGTCAACGTCAATAGCGTCATCGCGAGGCGAAAAGATGAGCGAATAAAACAAAATTTGCGTGAGTGTGTCATGCCGTCGACCGATCCATGAAGAGTGCGGGAAACTGTTGGCGCAGCGACACCAGCGCCTGGTAAGCCGCGGGGGCGAAAACGAGCGACAGTATGATCGAAAACAGCACGCCGCCCGCAATCACAATCGCCAGCGGCGGCCAAAACTCACCGCCCGAAAGCAATAGCGGCGCAAACCCGCCGACAGTGGTCAACGTCGTCGACAAGATGTGTCGCGTGGTGTGCGCGGTTTGATTCACCACCGCCTCGACATCGCCCTGGCTGGCCGCATCGCTCGAACGGATTGAGGCGAGCACGACGATGGTGCCATTAATCGCAACGCCTATGAGCCCCACACTACCGATGATCGCGTTGAAACCCAGTGCGAATCGACCCATCCACAGTGCGAGCAGCCCGAGCCCAACCGATAACACTGCCACGACCAAAATCGTGGCACCCAATGTGACGCTGCGAAACGACAACACGAGCGTGGAGATCATGAGCATGAGCAAAACGGGCAAGTAGATAAACAGATTCCCCAACGCTGAATCTTGCTCCGCCGCGTCACCCTCGACTTGAATCGAGTAGCCAGCAGGCAGCACGAAGCGCTCTCGCTCAAGGGCCGCAGCGAGCTTAGCGGTCACGTCGATGGCGAACGCGCCGTCCACGAGATAACCATAGATGCTGTTAACGCGTTTGCCATTGTAGTGACTGATCGCGCTCACTTCGGGTGTTAAGGCGAGCTGGCCGAGACTCTCGAGTGGAATCCACTGATTCGACGCGGGCGTCAGTATCTTCGTCGCCCCCACCGTTGACACTGAGTTACGTTCATTGGCCGCTAGGCGAACCCGCACCGGTAACGACTCGATGTCCTCGAGAACAGACCCGCCTTGCTGCCCCTCCAGACTGGTTTGAAGCTGCGCCGCGATTTGCGTGAGTGACAAACCCGATAAACGCACGGCGTCATCGTCCGCCTGCAAACTTAAATTGGCTTGACCACTGGCCATGGTGGCTCGAGTCGCCGCGATTTCCGGCACCGTATGCATAATGCGTCGAACCTCATCGCCAAGCTGACGAAGCGTTTCGATATCCGGCCCTTCCAGCCGGTAGCCGACCGGCGAATTCACCGGCGGACCCTGCGCGAACGGTTTGACCAAAACCTGGGCATCGACAAATCGCTGACCATATTCTTCCTGCAAGATGGGCACCAGTCGCACGGCGTCGTCAACGTCATCGGTGTACACCATGATGTGCGCGTGCGTATTGTCGTTTTGCAGTCGCATGATTCGGTTGTAGTAAATCGTCGGAAAAGTGCCGCCCGTGAGCGAATGAACGGCGTTGACGCCCGCTCGCTTGGATAGGTCATGTTCAATTTCATTAACCAACTCATTGGTCGCATAGATCGACGTGCCCGAGGGCTGATAGATTTCGATCTCAAACTGATCGCGGTCGGCTGCGGGGAAAAACTCTTGGTTAAGCGTGCCTGACAGCACAAATCCTGCGATGGGTAATAGCGTACACAACAGAGCGGTGAGCCAGGGACGTTGCAGCGCGCGCCTCAGGGCTCGGCGGTACGCCTTGCCCAATCCCTCAAAGCTCAGGCCGCTATGCAACCAGGCGATCTTCGAGACCGTTTGTTTTTCAGGCAATATCAAACCGGCCATGGCTGGGATAATGCTCACCGACACAAAAAACGACGCGCACAACGCCAGCACCACCGCGAGCGCAATCGGCCCAACAAAGTCGCCGGCGGCACCGGGCAGCAAAAACACGGGCATGAACGCCAAAATAGTCGTGAGCGTTGAGGCCAAAAGCGGTACAAATAAATGACGGACTGCCTGCTGCACCGCTTCCAGTCGTTTGAGCCCGCGATCGCGCAGCTGCTTAATTTCGTCCGTCATAACGATGGCGTTATCGATCAGCAGCCCGATCGCTACGATCATGCCAAAGATGCTCATTTGATGAATTTGTTGATTAGTAAAAGTCAGGCCAAACAACGTGAGCGATGCCGACAGCGGTAACGCGAGGCCAACCACGAGGGCTGCGCGCCAACCCATGCCAAAAAATACGACAAGCATGACCAGCGCCGCCCCAGCCAACAGATTCGAACTCAGTGTGTTCAAGCGCGCTTCGGTATAACCGCTTTGTTCAAACACCACATCGACATCCACGCCTTGCGCCCGCGTGCGTTTAAACGCGTCGAGCACTTCCTGTGAACGCGCTGACCATTGATCGATACGAATATCCGGTTCGGTGTGCACCGCCACCAAAATACTGCGGGCCTTGTTGGTTTGCGCGATAGCGGAAGGTGGGTCTCGCCAGCGCCGCTCGACACGCGCGATGTCGCCAAGCGTCACAATGCGATCGCCATCGGCCGACACGGTAAGAGAGGCCACGCGCGCCGTCGAATCCAATTCGCCGGCGACTTCAATCAGCAAGTCCGATTCAGATGTGCGCAGTGCACCGGCGGGCGCTTTGGGGTCCGCCGCGCGAATGCGTCGCGCTAGATCATCGACCGTCAATCCCATTGCCGCGAGCTCATTTGAATCAATCTCGACCGAAATTTCTTCGCCAGGGGCACCGAACAGACGCACGACATCGGTGCCGGGTAATTCGCGAAACTGATCGGCGAGCTCCTCGGCTAGCCGGTTCATCAGATTGAGCGGGGGCGCGTCGTCGGCCGGCCAATTGATCGACACGATCAAGCTGTACGCGATGGCCGATACCTTGTCATCAAGAATGGGTGTGGTCGCTTCGGGGGGTAATATCGCCGCCACATTCTGCAGTCGACTGCGAATTTTCGAGTAGATTTGATCCGTGTCCTCCTGTTCTACCCAATCTTGAAGCTCCAGACCCAACGAGGCGATATTGGCGCGCGACCAGGACTCCACTTTCTTAATTTCCGATAGTTCTTCGAGCGCGTCTTCGATTGGATCGGTGACGAGCGCCTCGACTCGATTCGCGGACGCTCCTGGAAACAGGGCAATTACGCGCGAAAATCGATTGGTAATTCGCGGGTCTTCGATGCGCGGAAGATTGGTCAATGCCGACCAGCCGGCCAGGACGATGACGAGCATCGACAGCACCAGCGCGTATCGGTTGCGGTAAAATAAACGAGCGAGCGCCGTTGTCGGCGCGGACGTATTCATTGGTCTGCTTTCCTTGTCATTGAACGCCTGACTGCCGCATTCGCGCCAATCGATCTAACCGAATAGACGCCGATGATGCGCATCGCGACGCGCACTCGACTCATCGTTGCGCCCCGTCTTGAAGGCGTACTTGTTGACCGGGCACCACACGATTCAGCCCTTTGGGAATCAATCGATCTCCGGCGTCCAACGCGCCTTTCACGTACGCGCGCGATCCATCTTGATACACCACCTCCACCGGGCGAGCCTCGATGCGGTGCGTGGCCGGCGCTTGGACTTGGCTGTCGGGAATGACGACATAGGTGTTCCAGAGCCCGCGGTCACCTTCTACCAACGCCGTCAAGGGCACCCAATACCCCACCACGTCAATCGATCGGCGAAGTTCAAGCTGCACCAGATCACCGGCCTGCGCGGGTTGCGAAGCGTCGTCTGCGCTGACGGCGTCGGTCATCAGATCAAACACCACTTCAACGGTTCGTGTGACGGTATCTCGCCGAGGGAGAATCGCCCGCACATGCGCTTTCAGCGGTCGATCATTCACAATAAGCGGCTGCTCGTCTCCCACGGTCAGCTGTTGCGCGGCATCGCCGGCGACCCCGATTCGCGCCTCGAGCGTGCCGGTATCCTGCACAGAAAAGACGGGTTGGCCGGGACTGAGCACCTGCCCTTCATCATGATGCCGGCGCAACACCACCGCATCGTACGGCGCCGTGAGTTCCGACTTGCTCAGATCGACTTCAATACGCGCAAGTCTGGATTGTGCGGCCGAGACCGCCGCCGATGCCGACTCGGCGGCATTCGCCGCCTCGTCGTACTGCTGCTGAGACACGCCATCAAATTCGCGCGCATCGTTGACTCGCTCGAGCGTGGCCTGCGTCAATTGGGCCTGCGCTCGGGTCTGCTGCAATCCCGCCCTGGCTTCTGCCAACTGCGCCATCAAACGGTCGGTATCCAAGCGGGCAAGCACCTGACCGGCGCGCACAGGCTCGCCATCGTCGACCGAGACAGTTTGCAATCGGCCGCCCAGCTCAAAGCCCAGCTCGCTGCGACGCGACGCGTCCACGCGACCGGTATACAGACTCCGGCTGGTGTAGAAATCGTTCTTCGACAGCTCGAGTGTCGCCACCGTTATTGTGCCGTTAACACCGCGATGATCGCCGTCATTGCCGGCCGCTGCTGCGCCCTGATCCCCCTGGCAACCCGCGAGCAAGATCACCAGCAACAGCGGGACAAGGCCACTATTTCTAAAATTAATAGTAATAAATTCCATGTTTTAACAACTTTTTCTCGAAAGTGAATACGCTTGGTTTGCCGGATCGCTTTAGATATACTGGACGGTATAGTATGATAATAGCGTGAAATCAAACTGTCCAGTATGAAAATAAATACATGACGAATTCGAGTACTCGGCGAGGCCGACCTAAATCCACTGAAAAACGGCGCGCCTTGCTCGACGCGAGCGCGGCACTGTTTTTAATCAACGGTTACGACAAAACCTCGATGGACGCGGTC
The sequence above is a segment of the Pseudomonadota bacterium genome. Coding sequences within it:
- the mazG gene encoding nucleoside triphosphate pyrophosphohydrolase, which codes for MASIQSLLEIMRALRDPHTGCPWDQQQTFATIAPYTLEEAYEVVEAIEANDLAALKDELGDLLLQVVFHAQMASEQDVFAFDDVVTAICDKMTRRHPHVFATDNAAPEADQPATTAAAVKASWQAQKQKEKGPEASLMDGLPSALPALKAAQKLGSRAAGIGFDWPSTAGALDKCREEWSELEEAIASRDLAATEEELGDLLFALVNVCRHRRVDAEMALRAANAKFARRFRQVEAAINASRTTMTLDEMEAVWQSAKSDLG
- a CDS encoding efflux transporter outer membrane subunit, producing the protein MTHSRKFCFIRSSFRLAMTLLTLTALSACVSLPNVDKVVAQDTEVAWFNEVLASLEGEASFGEPVSVGAQWWTILNDDTLNELVFRALEHNADIHKAQAQLREARAISRQVRSALWPTVNAGASYTWTEQSVNSPNGPSSLIQAGFIDRDLEFWGADLSAQWEVDLFGASRYGARSSYARTSAQSESVRAVKLAAVAQVVAAYVQHTALTARARLLSRNVDTQDQTLSLLEKRLGVGLESRLNVDRASGQLAATRARVPLIEARQRDVVYQLSLLTGWSVADVDHALSSAEPLNTQAIVPQRGVKSALLSRRPDVLAAQYQLFSASFDVGAASARLFPQLLIGAQSGYSSGATSTLFDSDSRLAAIAPTLSLPVFNRGRLRAAREAAQARYAYAVSHYEQTAQAALLDAERQWLNVMATRHNARLLDSAAAANRASAERAQKLYDRGLVSYLELLDAQRQQLLAEDAVVQGVAAADEALVRLFVALGGGWPDDPGG
- a CDS encoding efflux RND transporter permease subunit, giving the protein MNTSAPTTALARLFYRNRYALVLSMLVIVLAGWSALTNLPRIEDPRITNRFSRVIALFPGASANRVEALVTDPIEDALEELSEIKKVESWSRANIASLGLELQDWVEQEDTDQIYSKIRSRLQNVAAILPPEATTPILDDKVSAIAYSLIVSINWPADDAPPLNLMNRLAEELADQFRELPGTDVVRLFGAPGEEISVEIDSNELAAMGLTVDDLARRIRAADPKAPAGALRTSESDLLIEVAGELDSTARVASLTVSADGDRIVTLGDIARVERRWRDPPSAIAQTNKARSILVAVHTEPDIRIDQWSARSQEVLDAFKRTRAQGVDVDVVFEQSGYTEARLNTLSSNLLAGAALVMLVVFFGMGWRAALVVGLALPLSASLTLFGLTFTNQQIHQMSIFGMIVAIGLLIDNAIVMTDEIKQLRDRGLKRLEAVQQAVRHLFVPLLASTLTTILAFMPVFLLPGAAGDFVGPIALAVVLALCASFFVSVSIIPAMAGLILPEKQTVSKIAWLHSGLSFEGLGKAYRRALRRALQRPWLTALLCTLLPIAGFVLSGTLNQEFFPAADRDQFEIEIYQPSGTSIYATNELVNEIEHDLSKRAGVNAVHSLTGGTFPTIYYNRIMRLQNDNTHAHIMVYTDDVDDAVRLVPILQEEYGQRFVDAQVLVKPFAQGPPVNSPVGYRLEGPDIETLRQLGDEVRRIMHTVPEIAATRATMASGQANLSLQADDDAVRLSGLSLTQIAAQLQTSLEGQQGGSVLEDIESLPVRVRLAANERNSVSTVGATKILTPASNQWIPLESLGQLALTPEVSAISHYNGKRVNSIYGYLVDGAFAIDVTAKLAAALERERFVLPAGYSIQVEGDAAEQDSALGNLFIYLPVLLMLMISTLVLSFRSVTLGATILVVAVLSVGLGLLALWMGRFALGFNAIIGSVGLIGVAINGTIVVLASIRSSDAASQGDVEAVVNQTAHTTRHILSTTLTTVGGFAPLLLSGGEFWPPLAIVIAGGVLFSIILSLVFAPAAYQALVSLRQQFPALFMDRSTA
- a CDS encoding efflux RND transporter periplasmic adaptor subunit translates to MEFITINFRNSGLVPLLLVILLAGCQGDQGAAAAGNDGDHRGVNGTITVATLELSKNDFYTSRSLYTGRVDASRRSELGFELGGRLQTVSVDDGEPVRAGQVLARLDTDRLMAQLAEARAGLQQTRAQAQLTQATLERVNDAREFDGVSQQQYDEAANAAESASAAVSAAQSRLARIEVDLSKSELTAPYDAVVLRRHHDEGQVLSPGQPVFSVQDTGTLEARIGVAGDAAQQLTVGDEQPLIVNDRPLKAHVRAILPRRDTVTRTVEVVFDLMTDAVSADDASQPAQAGDLVQLELRRSIDVVGYWVPLTALVEGDRGLWNTYVVIPDSQVQAPATHRIEARPVEVVYQDGSRAYVKGALDAGDRLIPKGLNRVVPGQQVRLQDGAQR